From the genome of Nodosilinea sp. FACHB-141, one region includes:
- a CDS encoding DUF2243 domain-containing protein, with the protein MTYPPPKPPSASATESSAGGAFSAPTDAFRVAGFLLGFGLGGFIDAIVLHMLLQWHHLISSRVTMDTLLGLRVNVLADGVFSAGMWLITVMGIGVLWRSAQQTPTVPLTTSAFVGWILMGWGGFQLFDSIFFHALLGLHHIRHVPNFMVYDIAFFLLGFGLIGVGYLMTRNQANI; encoded by the coding sequence ATGACCTATCCACCTCCTAAACCTCCCTCCGCTAGCGCTACAGAAAGTAGTGCAGGGGGCGCGTTTTCCGCGCCCACCGATGCGTTCAGAGTGGCCGGCTTCCTTCTAGGGTTTGGCCTAGGCGGGTTTATTGACGCCATTGTTTTACACATGCTGTTGCAGTGGCATCACCTCATCTCAAGCCGAGTGACAATGGATACCCTGCTGGGCTTACGGGTGAACGTGTTAGCGGATGGGGTTTTTAGCGCCGGTATGTGGTTAATTACGGTAATGGGTATTGGGGTGCTATGGCGCAGTGCACAGCAAACCCCAACAGTGCCTCTAACGACGTCAGCCTTTGTTGGTTGGATTTTGATGGGCTGGGGTGGGTTCCAACTCTTTGACAGTATTTTTTTTCACGCTCTGCTGGGGTTACACCACATTCGGCACGTTCCCAATTTCATGGTCTACGACATAGCCTTCTTTCTGCTGGGCTTTGGATTGATTGGGGTTGGCTATTTAATGACGCGTAATCAAGCCAATATCTAA